The Elusimicrobiaceae bacterium DNA window TCTCGCGCTGGGAGCTTTTGAAATGGACCGCCGCGACACCGCCAGAGCGAAAACCTGTTTCGACAAGGCGATCGCCGCGGCTCCGGATTTCTGGATGGGGTACAGCTTCCGCTCCCAGCTGCTCAGAATGACCCGTAAATTCTCGCCCGCTCTGGCCGATATAAACAAAGCCGTCAGGCTCGACGGAGGGAACTGGCAGCTGTATCTCGAACGCGGCAAACTGTATTACGAACTGCGCCAGAACGACAAGGCCTACCGCGACTTCACCCAGGCCGCCCGCCTTAAACCCGATTACGCGGAAATATACAATTACACCGGCCGGATGTTTCTGCGGGTAAAGATGTACGGCAAAGCGGAGGAGGAGTTCACGAAAGCGCTCTCGCTCTTCGCTTCCGCCGACGTCTACGCCAACCGCGCGCTGGCCCGGCTGCGCCAGAACAACCCCGAAGGCGCGCGGGAAGACCTGGAAAGCGCGCTCAAACTCAACCCGGACGATCCCAAAACCTATATCGGGCTGGCGTGCTACTACTGGTCCGCCGGCAACGACCGCGCGAAAGCGCTCTCCAATCTTGAACAGGCGTTCAAGGCGGGGTTCACCCGCTATAACCTGCTCACCCACGCAAGCGGCTACGGCAATTACCTGTCGGGCATAGATTCCGACCCGGATTATGTCGCCCTGCTTGAAAAATACAGTTCTCCGGCGCAGGCGCAAGCACTGTCCGCGGACTATGAATAAGGATGAAAAAAATGACAAAAGAACTCTACGCTAAAATTGACTCGTATCTTGACTACGCCGTAGATTTGCAGACCCGCCTGACGGCGATCCCCGCGATTGACCCCGCCAACGGCGGCACCGGCGAATACAAGAAATCCCTGCTGGTTGAAGAGGAAACGAAACTGCTAAACCCGGACGAGCTGATCCACATTGACGCGCCGCAGGCAATAGCCGAAGGCGGCGTGCGGCCGAACATGGCGGTGAAATTTTACGGCAAAGACCGCTCCAAAACGCTGTGGATAATGACACACCTGGATATTGTGGAACCGGGCGATCTGTCGAAGTGGACGTCCGACCCCTACACCCTGCGCCGCGAAGGCAACCGCATTTACGGCCGCGGCGTGGAAGACAACCAGCAGGGACTGGTGTCGTCCATGCTGGTGGCCAGGGCGTTGCGCGAGGCGGGCGTAGTGCCGCCGGTAAATTTAGGACTGCTGTTTAACGCGGACGAGGAAACCGGCTCCGGTTTCGGCGCGGATTATGTGGTTAAAATGCGGCCCGAACTGTTTGGCAAAAACGATATGGTGCTCATTCCGGACGGCGGCATGCCCGACGGCACCATGATAGAAATAGCCGAAAAATCCATCATCTGGGCGAAATTCACCGTGACGGGCAGGCAGATCCACGCGGCCAGCCCCGACGGCGGAATAAACGCCTGCCGCGCCGCCAACGAGCTTGCCGTGGAACTGGACCGCGCGCTGCACGCAGAATTCACCGCGCAGGATCCGCTTTTCAATCCACCCGTAAGTACTTTCGAGCCGACAAAAAAAGAAGCCAACATCGAAAGCATAAACATCGTGCCGGGCCGGGACGTGTTTTATTTCGACTGCCGAATCCTGCCGTCTTATGACCTCGCCGCAATCAAGGCCGTGTTTAAAAAAGCGTGCGACGGGATTGCCGCCAGACGCGGCGTGACGGTCGAAACAACTTACGCGCAGGAACTGCAGGCGCCCAAGCCCACCGCGGCGGACGGCAGCCTTGTGCGGCTGCTGCAGGCGGCGGCGAAAGAAATTTACCGGGTGGACGCAAAACCCATGGGCATCGGCGGCGGCACCGTGGCGGCCTATTTCCGCGAACTGGGCTATCAGGCGGCGGTGTATTCAAAGCTCGACGAATCCGCTCACCAGTTCAATGAATACTGCCTGCTCGACAATCTGCTCGGCGACGCAAAGGTAATGCTGCACTGCCTGTTAAACAGCCGCTGAGAAACGCGTTGAACCTGAAACGGCGGGCCCGCAGCGGGCCCGCCGTTTTTAACGGGTAAAACAGCTTTCTGGAAAAATCAGCGCTCCGGGCGCGGTTTTTTGCTGCCTTTTTCGCTGTTTTTTTCCTTTTTCTTGATCTCTTCCCAGCGAACAAGCACCTGTTCGGGCGTGTCGAGTTTTTCATCGCCGAACACATGGGGATGCCGCCTCACGAGCTTGCCCGTTATGCCGGCAACCACATCCGTTATGTCAAACCGGCCGGCCTGACGCGCTATTTCGGCATGGAACACAACCTGCAGAAGCACGTCGCCAAGCTCCTCGCGCAGATTATCCCAATCGGCGTTTTTTACGGCCTGCTCCACTTCGCCCGATTCCTCGCGCAGATACTCCAGCAGGCTTTCGTGCGTCTGTTTTTTGTCCCACGGACAGCCGTTCTCGGCCCGCAGGCGGGCCATTACCTCCACCAGCTTCTCAAACTCCGAACCAGCTTTTCCCATAGATAGACCTTTCGCGCGTAAATATATACAATATGGCTATGAAAATCGCCAATTGCGTTCTCATTTTACTATTTTTAGCCGCGCCGCTGCGCGCCGAAACCGGTCAGGTGGTGAAAACACATGATGACGAGGTGCTTATAGACATCTCGGAATTCCGGGAGAAACCGGTTGCCGGCTCGCCGTTCGTGATTTATGAGCCGGGCGAAGAACTGGTCAATCCCTCCACCGGAAAAAAACTCGGCGCGGAATTAAAGCGACGGGGCAAAGGCTCGCTGACCGAAATTCATGACACCTACGCCAAAGGCAGAATATCGGAATCAAGCGCGGTCATCAAGCCGGGTTTCGTGGCGGAATTTGAAACTGCGGTAAAACGGCTGACGGAACCGGCGGCCCCGCCGGCCAATACACTGCCGGCGCAGACGCCGGTCTGGGAAAGCGAACCGGTGCCCGGCATAACGGTAGACGCCGCGCCTGGAGATTTTGACGGCGACGGCCTGACCGAACTCGCCGTGGCGCAGGCGGCGCTAATTTCCATTTTCCGGCGGGACGGCACGCAACTGGTCGCCGTTTCATCGGCGGCGCTGCCGGCGATACAGCGTATCGTCTCGATTGAAACGCTTAAAGCGGGCCAGGCGGACCTGAAAACCGACGCGCTGATAATAAACATCTTCGACAGCGCCTCCAATCAGGTGGAAGCGGGCATTTATGCGCTCGAGAACGGAACCCTGACCCGCAAGGACCAGCTGAAATGGATCGTGCGAGCGCTCAACGCCGCGGGCGACGCGCCCGCCTATTATACCCAGGAGATATACCAGAGCCAGGGGTTCCGGCTGTCATTTATCAAACCGCTGGAGTACCGCGACGGGTTCAGAACCGGGTCCGCCCGGCTCACGCTGCCGCGCGCAGACTGGCTGTACGGCCTGACCGTCACCGATCTGGACGGGGACGGCAAAAACGAATCCGTCTACACCACGCCCGGCGGCAGCATAAGCGTGCAGTTTGAAAAACGCGCCAAACACGCCGACACCCGCACCGGATTCAGCAGA harbors:
- a CDS encoding M20 family metallo-hydrolase is translated as MTKELYAKIDSYLDYAVDLQTRLTAIPAIDPANGGTGEYKKSLLVEEETKLLNPDELIHIDAPQAIAEGGVRPNMAVKFYGKDRSKTLWIMTHLDIVEPGDLSKWTSDPYTLRREGNRIYGRGVEDNQQGLVSSMLVARALREAGVVPPVNLGLLFNADEETGSGFGADYVVKMRPELFGKNDMVLIPDGGMPDGTMIEIAEKSIIWAKFTVTGRQIHAASPDGGINACRAANELAVELDRALHAEFTAQDPLFNPPVSTFEPTKKEANIESINIVPGRDVFYFDCRILPSYDLAAIKAVFKKACDGIAARRGVTVETTYAQELQAPKPTAADGSLVRLLQAAAKEIYRVDAKPMGIGGGTVAAYFRELGYQAAVYSKLDESAHQFNEYCLLDNLLGDAKVMLHCLLNSR
- a CDS encoding MazG family protein, with product MGKAGSEFEKLVEVMARLRAENGCPWDKKQTHESLLEYLREESGEVEQAVKNADWDNLREELGDVLLQVVFHAEIARQAGRFDITDVVAGITGKLVRRHPHVFGDEKLDTPEQVLVRWEEIKKKEKNSEKGSKKPRPER
- a CDS encoding VCBS repeat-containing protein encodes the protein MAMKIANCVLILLFLAAPLRAETGQVVKTHDDEVLIDISEFREKPVAGSPFVIYEPGEELVNPSTGKKLGAELKRRGKGSLTEIHDTYAKGRISESSAVIKPGFVAEFETAVKRLTEPAAPPANTLPAQTPVWESEPVPGITVDAAPGDFDGDGLTELAVAQAALISIFRRDGTQLVAVSSAALPAIQRIVSIETLKAGQADLKTDALIINIFDSASNQVEAGIYALENGTLTRKDQLKWIVRALNAAGDAPAYYTQEIYQSQGFRLSFIKPLEYRDGFRTGSARLTLPRADWLYGLTVTDLDGDGKNESVYTTPGGSISVQFEKRAKHADTRTGFSRTPNRANIKNTQLYFNLRLPVVKTGKTAGIYGVSNIPAHMLSEAFGKYSDADLCRFAWNGAILTETGRTRLGGAVWNINYGSFGGLEPGLIIPVTTIDDATIIKVFGYQ